The DNA region CGCCAACCGTCGTGCGGCTCCAAGGGGATTGGACGGAGATCAACGCCAAAGCTGCGATCCTCAATGCTGAGTGCTTGGAGTGGTTGGGCGGCAGTAGGCGCGACCGCCTCGCATATGACGGGACGCTTCGGTCCCTCATCTCAATCTACGAGCGGCACCCGGCCTCTCCGTTCCACGCCGTTGCGCACGAGACCAGGAAGACCTACAGCCGCGACCTCGCGCAACTGGACGGTACGGTCGGCGCCCGCAGGGTTGGGTCAATCACCGGAGCCGACATCCGGCGGTGGCATCTTGAGTGGTCCACCCCGAGCGAGGAGGGTCAGCCACCGATGACCCGCAAGGCCCATGGCCTTGTGACCATGCTGCGCATCGTCACCTCGTTCGGCGTCGAGCTGGATAACGAGGACGCCATCCGGCTCTCGGTCATCCTGTCAAAGATGCGGTTCAAGCAGCCGCAACCGCGCGAGGCTTGCATCACGCGCGAGCAGGTGGACGCCGTCCGGGCAGAGTTCCGGCGCCGCGGGTTCGCATCCGCCGCCCTTGCGACCGCCATTCAATATGAATGCGTGCTGCGTCAAAAGGATGTGATCGGCGAGTGGATCGAGCTGGATGGCGAGGTCCGCGACGGCGCCATCATCGACCACGGCCGCTATTGGACGACCGGCTTGGTTTGGGGGAAGCACATCAACCCCAAGACCCTCCTGATGGACAAACCAACATCCAAGAGCCGGGGCAGGATGAAGGCCCGGCACGATCTCTCGCTCTGCCCCATGGTGGTCGAGGAGCTGACCCTGACCCCGCGGGACCGGATCGGACCCGTCGTCGTCAACGAGACGACCGGCAAGCCGTGGAAGCGGGACAATTTCCGCCGCATGTGGCGGAGCGTCGCCAAGGCCGCGGGCCTGCCGAAGGGGATTTGGAATATGGACCTCCGGGCCGGAGGAATCACCGAGGGCCTGGAGGCCGGCGCCGACATCACCATGCTCGGCAAGGCCGCAACTCACACCCAAATCCAGACGACTCAGCGCTACGTCCGCGACACCCTGTCGAAAAGCCGGGCCGTCGCGCAGCTTCGGGCGAAGAACGCTCGGTGAACCCCTCAGGCGAACGCCGGGCGAACGCCGAACGTCTGAGGGGTTCGAGCAAGGACTAAGTCCTTGATTTTATGGTGAGCCCGCTGGGACTCGAACCCAGGACCCCAAGATTAAAAGTCTCGTGCTCTACCATCTGAGCTACGGGCTCGGCCGGGGTGGGCAGGACATACGGACGCCAGCGCTCCGGGTCAATAGAAGGCGTCGACGTAAGGGCCGCTCAAGGCCGGTGCCGGGGCTGCGCCGGTGTGGCGCGCGGGCCTGCCGCCACCGCTGCGGCATCCTGATGTGACGCGCGAACCGGGCCGGAAAGGCGAATCAACCGAATCGGTTGCGAAACATTCCTGCAGTTCCGATTCCGGTTGAGGTTGGGCCGGCACGCGCCATGCGCGCCGGCCATTGGGCACTCGGAAACGGCGATATGGTTTCCGAATGATTATACGATTTCCGGCGGATCAAGCCGGAAACCGTCTCTTTCCGGGGGCTCCGGCCGCCGCCTCGGGCGCCTCAGGCGCCGCGGAACTGCGGTGCCCGCTTCTCCAGGAAGGCGGTCCGCCCCTCGGCATAATCGGCGCTGTCGAAGCAGGCGTCGGCCAGCGTGCGCAGCGCCGCCGGGCCGCGGTCGTCGAGCCCGGCGGAGGCGTTGATGGCGGCCTTGGCGGCCTGCAGCGTCAGCGGCGCGTTGGCGGCGATGCTCTCGGCGAGCTGGCGCACCTCGGCCTCCAGCGTGTCGTCGGCCACCACGCGGGTCAGCAGGCCGGCCTGCAGCGCCTCGGGCGCCTTGATGCGGCGGGCGGTGAAGAACAGCTCCTTGGCGCGCATCGGCCCCAGCGCTGCCACCACCTGGGCCATGGCGTCGGGCGGATAGCCGACGCCGAGCCGGCCGGCGGGGATGCCGAACTCGGCGCTGTCGCCGGCAATGCGCAGGTCGGCGGCGATCGCCAGGCCCAGCCCGCCGCCGAGGCAGAAGCTGCGGATCATCGCCACCGTCGGCTTGGCGGCCCGGCTGAGGCCGGCGAACGCCTCGGCATTGGCCGCTTCGTAGGCGCGCGCGCCCGCGGCGGTGGCGCGGACGGTCTCGAACTCGGAGATGTCGGCGCCGGAGGCGAACGGCCCGTCGCCCGCGCCGCGCACCACGATCACCCGCACGTCGGGGTGGGCATCGAACGCGGCGACAAGCTGCGGCACCGCCTGCCACATGGCCAGCGTGAGCGCGTTGCGGCGGGCGGGATTGTCGATCACCAGCCAGCCGATATGGCCTTCGATGCGGGCGGTGAGCTTGTCGGTCGGGGAGGGCAGGGTGTTGGCCATCAGGTGTCCTTGATGTCACCAAGTGTTTCGGGAGGTGTGGTAGGTTATGCTGAATTGAGTTGCCTTATGAGGAGGTTTTCATGCCCCACGGGCTGAGGCGCCGCCCGGCGGCGCTGCGCAAGGCCGATCCGGTGTGGGAGCGGCTGCGCAGCGAGGCGGAGGCGGTGATCGCCGCTGATCCGGTGCTGGCGGCGTTCGTGATGGCGACCATCCTCAATCACGACACGCTGGAGGAGGCGGTGGCGCACCGCCTCGCGGCGCGGCTCGACCACCCGGACGTCTCGGACGAGCTGATCCGCCACGCCTATGCCGAGGCGCTCGACGCCGACCCGTTGATCGGCGCGGCGTTCCGCTCGGACATCGTGGCGGTGGCCGACCGCGACCCGGCAACGACCCGCTTCATCGAGCCGGTGCTGTACTACAAGGGCTTCCACGCCATCCAGACCCACCGGCTGGCGCACTGGCTGTGGGGCGCCGGCCGGCGCGATTTCGCGCTCTATCTGCAGAGCCGGTCCTCGGTGATCTTCCAGTGCGACATCCACCCTGCGGCGCGAGTCGGCCGCGGCATCTTCCTCGACCATGCCACGGGCCTCGTGGTCGGCGCCACCGCCGTCATCGAGGACGACGTGTCGATGCTGCACTCGGTGACGCTGGGCGGCACCGGCAAGGAGCGCGGCGACCGCCACCCCAAGGTGCGCCACGGGGTGTTGATCGGTGCCGGCGCCAAGATCCTCGGCAATATCGAGATCGGCCACTGCGCCCGCATCGCCGCCGGCTCGGTGGTGCTGCGCGACGTGCCGCACAACACCACGGTGGCCGGCGTGCCGGCGAAGGTGATCGGCGATGCCGGCTGTCTCGAACCGGCACGGCGGATGGACCAGATGCTGGACGAGGCGTCCACGGCGCTTGCCCCGCCGGCCACGGGGGCCTAGGGTCCGCGCGAACCACTCACGGGTAGGAGCGCACGGCGTGGACGCAAAGGAAATCTCCAAGCTTGACCGCTATCTGAAGCGGCTGTTCAACAATGCGAGCGTCAAGGTGCGCGCGCGGCCGCAAAAGAAGGACTCGGCCGAGCTTTATATCGGCGACGAATTCGTCGGCGTGCTGTTCCGCGACGATGAGGACGGCGATCTGTCCTACAATCTGCAGATCGCGATTCTCGACACCGACCTCGACGACTGACCTTCTCTTCTGACGGCGTGGGTTATACGGTTTCCGGCCCCTGCGGCGGGAAACCGTATCCCGGTCGCCGATAATCCTGACGCCGGTCAGGACGTTGCGGCGGATTTGTCGCCAGAATCCCGAGGGATGATCGGGGCGCTGCCCCAGAGAGTGCGGCGCCGGCTGACCCCGCCGGCGGGACAGGCCACGCGGCGGCGAGACGAGGTCGCGCCGGTTTCTCGCACTCCTTTCGGTTCGCCCGTATGCCGTCATGCCGGTGAACCCGGATGCACCGCTCATGCAGCGGCGTGGTGAGGGTGGATTTCCGAGAGGTCCGGGAGATTCGACGCGGTGGTCGCAATGTCATAGGCGGTCTGGAGGTTCATCCAGAACTCCGGGCCGGTGCCGAAATAGCGGCCAAGGCGCAACGCGGTGTCGGCCGTAACGGGCACCTCCTCACGCGCCAGGCGCTCGATACGCGTCCGCGGCACCCGCAGCGACTTGGCGAGGCCGTAGGGCTTCAGGCCCAGGGGGAGAAGGAATTCTTCCCGCAGGATTTCCCCCGGATGGACGGCAGGGGTCGGGCCGATCATGGCTCCCTCCTCAATGGTAGTCCGTGATTTCGACGTCGGCGGCATTGCCGTCGCGCCAGACGAAGCACACGCGGAATTGGTCGTTCACGCGAATGGCGTACTGGCCGGCGCGATCCCCTTTCAGGGCTTCCAGCCGGTTGGCGGGCGGAACGCGGAGAGCATCGATCGTGACGGCGGCGTTCAGCATGGCGAGCTTGCGTTGCGCCACCCGCGCGAGGTCCGCCGGGAAGCCCTTGCCGACGGCGCCATTCCACACCGCTTCCGTCAGCTTGTCCTTGAAATTCAGGATCATCCCGCATCCCGTCTCGGCGAGATAACGTATCGTGCCGCGATACGTTCGGCAAGGCGGCGTATCTTGCGGAGATACGTTTCTGGTGTGCTGGTTTCAGCAAAAGTTGCTATGGTTGCAAGTGTCGCTGTCGGGTCACCATCGAATCCGGGGGCAGGGATGTCTGCGAGCATTGCGCGGTTTGTGCGCCGGATCGGCGCGCTTGTGGTGATGGCGCTCGGGCTGATGCCGGCCGAAGCCGGCGCCATCTCGCCGGAGCGCTTCCTCGGCACTTGGCATGAGGTCGCCCGCATCGAGCCGCTGTTCGAGCGCGGGCTGGTGCGGGTCAGCGCCACCTATGGCCGGCTGCCGGACGGGCGGGTCTCGGTGTACAACCGCGGCTTCGACCCCGTGAGCCGCCAGTGGCGCAGCATCCAGGGCACGGCGCGCTTCATCGGCGATCCGCGCGAGGGTCGGCTGGCGGTGACGTTCTTCCCGCCCTTTTCCGCCGGGCTGAACATCGTGGCGGTGGCGCCGGATTATTCCTGGGCGGTGCTGACCGGCGACGGGCGGCTGTTCGCGTGGCTCTTGGCGCGCTCGGCCAATCCGTCGCGGGCGGTGCGCCAGCGGCTGCTGGCGGCGGCGGCCAAGGCCGGCGTCGCGGTCGACCGGCTCACCTTTCCGCAGTGATTTCTGCCGCGATGCGGGGGTGACCGGGCCGGCCACCGCCGGAGGATCGGGCGCGCGGGCTGGAAATGGTGCCGGCTGAGGGGATCGAACCCCCGACCTTCGGTTTACAAAACCGCTGCACTACCGCTGTGCTAAGCCGGCCCACGGACACGAACGCCACGCTGCGCGAAAACGGCTAGCAGCCCTCCTGGTTTGGCGCAAGCGGCAGCGCGGCAATGGGCGCCGCGTCAACCGACTGTTCACCATCCTGACGGAAATATGGTGCCTCGAATCCGGCCCCGGACGCGGGCGGTCCGAACCCGGCGCCGGTCGATGCGGATGCCGGGACAATTCGGCCCGCGGCGTTCCAGGTTTGGAGACGACATTCCACGACACTCGCAACCTGGGTGTCGAACGGGCATCCGCAGAGGGTCGGGGCTCCCCGACCAGGAGGCATCATGCGCGTCTCGCTCGCCGCCCTCGTGGCGCTGCCGTGGGCCGTTCTGGCCGGGGGGCCGGCCTTGGCCGACTGGACGCCGGTCCAGCTCGGGCCGGGCGGGCCGATCATCGAGCAGGATTGGGGCCTCTACCGCCCCGGCCACGGCAGCCCGCGCATCCTCGACGGGCCGATCCTGATGCCGGTCCCGCGGCCGATCGGCATGCCCGAGCCGCTGCGCGTCCATTATGAAATGTTCTACGCCCGGCGCGGGTTCGTGCAGGGCATGCCGCCGAACGACGGGATCGTGCGCAAGGACACGCCGCCCTCGACGCGGTCCGGCGCGGTCCAGCAGGGCTGGGTCGGGCAGGTGTGGTCGGAGCCGACGTGGCAGCATTACTTCCCCGGCGGCGTCGAGCCCGGCGATCAGCCGGCGCCCAAGCCGGCCTCGGCGCCCAGGCCGGCGGAGCCGTTCTTCCGCATGTGGACGACGCCGACCATGCCGGACGTGCAGCCGACGCCGCCCTATAGCGGGCCGGATGCCGTCTACGCCCCGCAGATGGGGCCGCCCGGCCCTCCGGGGCCGCCAGGCCCGCGCCCGCCCGGACCGTGGCCACGGCCGCGCTGAGACGATTAAACCGAACGGGTCCGGGGCAACCCGACCCCAACGACCGCCGTCGGCGAAGTGCTTCCATCGCCGGCGGATCGGGTTTCCGGTGGCAAGCCGAGACGGCTTCCGGCCAGTTTCGGGTTTCGTCCCTCGAAGTCCCCCCACCCCCGACCCCTCCCCACCGCTCGCGAAGCTCGCGGGGGGAGGGGAGAAGCAAGATGCCTCTTCTCCCCTCCCCCCATGAACGCAGTGAATGGCGGGGAGGGGTCGGGGGTGGGGGGCAGAACGCCCCGGCGGCCTGGAGTGGGTCCCTGCGGGCCGGAAACCGCATCAGCGCTTGATGGCGCGGCTGGCGACATAGAGCGCCAGCGCCGCGGCGTTGGAGACGTTGAGGCTGTCGATGCGGCCCGGCAGGTCGATGCGGCCCAGCCGGTCGCAGGTCTCGCGGGTCTTCTGGCGCAGGCCCTTGCCCTCGGCGCCCAGCACCAGCGCCACCGGCGCGCTCAGTTCGAGGTCGCCCAGTTCGACGTCGCCGTTGGAATCGAGCCCGACCAGCGTGAAGCCGCGGTCGCGCAGGCCCTCCAGCGCGCGGGCGAGGTTCTGCACGGTGACCAGCGGCGTGTGCTCCAGCCCGCCCGAGGCGGCCTTGGCCAGCACGCCGGTGGCCTCGGGCGAATGGCGGTTGGTGGTGACGATGGCGCGCACCGCGAACGCCGCCGCCGAGCGCACGATGGCCCCGACATTGTGCGGATCGGTGACCTGATCGAGCACCAGCACGATGCCGTCGGTGGGCACGGCGTCGAGCTCGGGCGACTCCAGCGGATCGCACTCGGCATAGAGCCCCTGATGGACGGCATCGGCGCTGACCAGCCGGTCGATCTCGGCCGGCCGCACGATCTCCGGCGACGGATCGAGCAGGCCCGCCTCGGCGAGGCGCTTGGCGGCGTTCTCGGTGGCGAGCAGCCGGCGGATGCGGCGCGCCGGGTTGCGCAGCGCCTCGGACACCGGGTGCCAGCCATAGAGGATGATGAGGCTGTCGTCGCGGCGCGCCCGCTCGCGGCCGCCGCGCGGCCCGCCCTTGGCCGGGAAGGGCCGGCCGCCCGAGCGGCCCTTGCCGCCGAATGGCCGGCCCGCGCCGGACCATGGTCCGGATTTCGAGCGGGATTTCGCCCCGGATTTGGCGGCGGTGGCCGGGCGGCGCGAGTCGGCCCAGCCGCCGACGGACGAGTCGTCGGGGAGGTCGTCCGGCAGATCGTGATCGCCGGGGGCGGTGTCGGAATTGTCGGAAGGTGCTTGGGGCGAAGGTGCTTGGGGCATGGCGCCGTCTTCTCACGCCGCCCGCCCGCCGGCAAGACACGCAGGCCCGGCGCAGGGGAGGGACGCCCGCCGCGCACGGCCCAGGGCAGGTCCTTGACCCGATATTCCGCGCCGAAGCGGTGTCCACGCTTGTGGAGAATGCTCTGGCGTGTTGACAGGGGCGGATCCGACCACCATAAGACCGCCCACCGAGCCGGTTCCGCAGCCGAATGGCGACTGCGCGGAACGAGCGGTGCGGGGGAGTGTCCCGAGCGGCAAAGGGGGCGGACTGTAAATCCGCTGGCTATGCCTTCGTAGGTTCGAGTCCTACCTCCCCCACCATTCTTTTGATTTTCAGCAAAATCAATGGCTTGCGGCAGGGCGAACGGTCGGCCGACGCCACGGCTTGGCCATCTGCGGCCGCACCACGCGGCCAGGATCGCCGGCCTGTCCGCCGACAGGCGGCCGCCGCGCTGCCGCTGGCCTCGCGCCAATCCCCTGCGGATGGCGCCGACGAGACCCGCCGCGTGCCGCGCGCCTTGACGCCTCCGGGGAAATTTGAAATCTACATCCGACCGGCCGCGCCTGCGGCCGGTGTGGCGGCGCGGGTGTAGCTCAATGGTAGAGCAACAGCCTTCCAAGCTGATGACGAGGGTTCGATTCCCTTCACCCGCTCCAGACCTTCCAGGCGCCTGAGACCGGCGAGACGTTATATCAACGGCCGCGAGCGCGGGCCGTTGGGTCCGGTCGCGGATTTTCACGAAATCTCTGATTTCCCAAAAGAAAATCCGCGAGAGTCAACGGCACCACGCGTCAGCGTTTGGGCCGTTGGCATTAGAGCGTGATCCGATCCGACTGCATCAGATCGGACGCTCTAAGTTTCTGGTTTGTCGCATTTTCGCTGACGCGGCCCTTCGGGTCTTTCGCGCAACCGGTATCCACTTGCGCGGAAAATGCTCCAGGCGCCGGACGATCTCCAGCCGATTCGACCGCGATCCCGGGCACGATCCAGCCGTCCGCGCGCCGGCAACCTCTCTTCGGGATAACGGGCTGTGAAGGCCTGGAGCGTCCGCCGATCGGACCGGATCAGGCGGACGGTCTGGGTTCTGCGCCTACCGCATTCTCTTCCGCAAGACCGGTTCCCACGTTTGCGGAGAAGGGTTCAGTTCGGCGGCGGCGGGTCGGCCAGTTCCTCGATCAGATCGACGACGCGGCGGCGGACGTTGGGGCTCTTGATCCGGGTGAAGGCGCGGGTGAGCGCGAGGCCCTCGGACGAGGCCAGGAATTCGGCGACGTAGGCGGGGGAGGGGCCGTCGGCAAAGCCGCCGGCGTCGCCGATGTCGGGTGCACCCTCGAAGAAGAACGACACAGACACGCCAAGCGTCTTGGCGATCTGCTGCAGCCGGCTGGCGCCGATGCGGTTGGTGCCCTTCTCGTACTTCTGGACCTGCTGGAAGGTGATGCCGAGCGCGTCCCCAAGCTTCTCCTGGCTCATGCCGATCATCATCCGCCGCATGCGAACGCGCGCGCCCACATGCTTGTCGGTCGGGTTCGGGGATTTCGCGGACATCAGAGGCACTCCGAGAACACGGCCAGATTCGCTAATTCATTAAACGGACATGTATTTTTATTCGAGACAATCCATATATCAATTGATGGGTTATCCGCTAGGCGGCAGGCGAGTCAACTCGTGTGGAAAACTGCGGACGCTTACGCCCCGTCAGCATTAATGGTTTATATTTTGCTCGTGTCTACCTGTAATTGAAAAT from Blastochloris tepida includes:
- a CDS encoding enoyl-CoA hydratase, with protein sequence MANTLPSPTDKLTARIEGHIGWLVIDNPARRNALTLAMWQAVPQLVAAFDAHPDVRVIVVRGAGDGPFASGADISEFETVRATAAGARAYEAANAEAFAGLSRAAKPTVAMIRSFCLGGGLGLAIAADLRIAGDSAEFGIPAGRLGVGYPPDAMAQVVAALGPMRAKELFFTARRIKAPEALQAGLLTRVVADDTLEAEVRQLAESIAANAPLTLQAAKAAINASAGLDDRGPAALRTLADACFDSADYAEGRTAFLEKRAPQFRGA
- a CDS encoding helix-turn-helix domain-containing protein, with amino-acid sequence MSAKSPNPTDKHVGARVRMRRMMIGMSQEKLGDALGITFQQVQKYEKGTNRIGASRLQQIAKTLGVSVSFFFEGAPDIGDAGGFADGPSPAYVAEFLASSEGLALTRAFTRIKSPNVRRRVVDLIEELADPPPPN
- a CDS encoding tyrosine-type recombinase/integrase; translation: MTRKAHGLVTMLRIVTSFGVELDNEDAIRLSVILSKMRFKQPQPREACITREQVDAVRAEFRRRGFASAALATAIQYECVLRQKDVIGEWIELDGEVRDGAIIDHGRYWTTGLVWGKHINPKTLLMDKPTSKSRGRMKARHDLSLCPMVVEELTLTPRDRIGPVVVNETTGKPWKRDNFRRMWRSVAKAAGLPKGIWNMDLRAGGITEGLEAGADITMLGKAATHTQIQTTQRYVRDTLSKSRAVAQLRAKNAR
- a CDS encoding TrmH family RNA methyltransferase — encoded protein: MPQAPSPQAPSDNSDTAPGDHDLPDDLPDDSSVGGWADSRRPATAAKSGAKSRSKSGPWSGAGRPFGGKGRSGGRPFPAKGGPRGGRERARRDDSLIILYGWHPVSEALRNPARRIRRLLATENAAKRLAEAGLLDPSPEIVRPAEIDRLVSADAVHQGLYAECDPLESPELDAVPTDGIVLVLDQVTDPHNVGAIVRSAAAFAVRAIVTTNRHSPEATGVLAKAASGGLEHTPLVTVQNLARALEGLRDRGFTLVGLDSNGDVELGDLELSAPVALVLGAEGKGLRQKTRETCDRLGRIDLPGRIDSLNVSNAAALALYVASRAIKR
- the cysE gene encoding serine O-acetyltransferase, translating into MPHGLRRRPAALRKADPVWERLRSEAEAVIAADPVLAAFVMATILNHDTLEEAVAHRLAARLDHPDVSDELIRHAYAEALDADPLIGAAFRSDIVAVADRDPATTRFIEPVLYYKGFHAIQTHRLAHWLWGAGRRDFALYLQSRSSVIFQCDIHPAARVGRGIFLDHATGLVVGATAVIEDDVSMLHSVTLGGTGKERGDRHPKVRHGVLIGAGAKILGNIEIGHCARIAAGSVVLRDVPHNTTVAGVPAKVIGDAGCLEPARRMDQMLDEASTALAPPATGA
- a CDS encoding type II toxin-antitoxin system RelE/ParE family toxin codes for the protein MILNFKDKLTEAVWNGAVGKGFPADLARVAQRKLAMLNAAVTIDALRVPPANRLEALKGDRAGQYAIRVNDQFRVCFVWRDGNAADVEITDYH
- a CDS encoding HigA family addiction module antitoxin gives rise to the protein MIGPTPAVHPGEILREEFLLPLGLKPYGLAKSLRVPRTRIERLAREEVPVTADTALRLGRYFGTGPEFWMNLQTAYDIATTASNLPDLSEIHPHHAAA
- a CDS encoding DUF3126 family protein, coding for MDAKEISKLDRYLKRLFNNASVKVRARPQKKDSAELYIGDEFVGVLFRDDEDGDLSYNLQIAILDTDLDD
- a CDS encoding lipocalin family protein produces the protein MSASIARFVRRIGALVVMALGLMPAEAGAISPERFLGTWHEVARIEPLFERGLVRVSATYGRLPDGRVSVYNRGFDPVSRQWRSIQGTARFIGDPREGRLAVTFFPPFSAGLNIVAVAPDYSWAVLTGDGRLFAWLLARSANPSRAVRQRLLAAAAKAGVAVDRLTFPQ